From the genome of Streptomyces sp. NBC_00659, one region includes:
- a CDS encoding TOBE domain-containing protein has product MQSYTIGQAARLLGVSPDTARRWADAGRVATHRDEGGRRLIEGRDLAAFSVELAGAGGEEGVTSYTSVRNAFPGIVTAVKLGDVAAQVEIQAGPHRLVSLLTREAVEELGLEVGVEATARVKSTNVHIDRA; this is encoded by the coding sequence ATGCAGTCCTACACCATCGGCCAGGCCGCCCGGCTCCTCGGCGTGAGCCCCGACACCGCCCGTCGCTGGGCGGACGCCGGGCGGGTGGCCACCCACCGGGACGAGGGCGGACGGCGCCTCATCGAGGGCCGTGACCTCGCCGCGTTCTCGGTGGAACTGGCCGGAGCCGGTGGCGAGGAGGGCGTCACGTCCTACACGTCCGTCCGCAACGCCTTCCCCGGCATCGTCACCGCCGTCAAGCTCGGCGATGTCGCGGCCCAGGTGGAGATCCAGGCGGGACCCCACCGGCTGGTCTCCCTGCTGACCCGGGAGGCCGTGGAGGAACTGGGCCTGGAGGTCGGCGTGGAGGCCACGGCCAGGGTCAAGTCGACCAACGTGCACATCGACCGCGCCTGA
- a CDS encoding xanthine dehydrogenase family protein molybdopterin-binding subunit: MVHTLAASTLTVAAPLGCDTSPAEGAEPTAGPSGVLVTGTDDEMLVLEVTAANKVVVRLPRVEVGQGITTAVAMMIAEELDARLADVEIPLAEARSSGNQFTGGSNSVGSLYGPARALAATARARLVTAASRRWHVPPKALRTRDTMVVAPDGRTATFGSLTAAAARIHRPAVSTDPKPASRHRVIGRPTSRIDARDIVTGRAKYTGDLTVAGAKPTVVARPPTLGGKVRSLDDRAARALPGVHAVVRIEGGVAVVADTFHHAFQARDALRITWSPGPLAALSDADVRARLRAAVPPLGTPLLGTRQVGGEFEFAFVGHAPMEVLTAVADVREHSAEIWFSSQTPMDARDTIASVTGLPASKVRVHVLRGGGSFGRRLTYDVAVEAALVSKAARRPVKLMWSRADDMRHGRMRPASHHRIRASHAGGRVVAFTHMTASVSESYEKPGATAQGGVTTTAARAAGPLPSDSGLYNFGRVSGDSGSVGLAMPLGAWRSVDSGTMRTAEEIVVDDIARSLGQDPVAFRRTTLRGKAVRAVLDRAAEAGHWGRSMPAGQAQGMAVHEEYGSCVACLVEIDARDPKNPRVTKVVMAADVGTAVNPRGLEAQLMGTAVDGISTVLTAGLHLDAGAVREGSFADFRWARQRNAPLRFEAHIMPSGGEPGGAGELGVPAAAGAVANAYARATGTRPRRFPIDF, from the coding sequence ATCGTCCACACCCTGGCCGCGTCCACCCTGACCGTCGCCGCGCCGCTCGGCTGCGACACCTCCCCGGCGGAGGGCGCCGAGCCCACCGCGGGACCTTCCGGCGTCCTGGTGACCGGCACCGACGACGAGATGCTGGTCCTGGAGGTCACCGCGGCCAACAAGGTCGTCGTCCGGCTGCCGCGGGTCGAGGTCGGCCAGGGCATCACCACCGCGGTCGCCATGATGATCGCCGAGGAACTGGACGCCCGGCTCGCCGACGTCGAGATCCCGCTCGCCGAGGCCCGGAGCAGCGGCAACCAGTTCACCGGCGGCTCGAACTCCGTCGGTTCGCTGTACGGGCCCGCCCGCGCGCTGGCCGCCACCGCGCGCGCCAGACTGGTGACCGCCGCGTCCCGTCGCTGGCATGTGCCCCCGAAGGCGCTGCGCACCCGGGACACCATGGTCGTGGCGCCCGACGGCCGCACGGCCACCTTCGGATCGCTGACCGCGGCTGCCGCCCGGATCCACCGGCCCGCCGTGTCCACCGACCCCAAGCCGGCCTCCCGGCACCGGGTGATCGGGCGGCCGACCTCCCGGATCGACGCGCGGGACATCGTCACCGGCCGGGCGAAGTACACCGGCGACCTGACGGTGGCCGGGGCGAAACCGACCGTGGTGGCCCGGCCGCCGACGCTCGGCGGGAAGGTCCGTTCGCTCGACGACCGGGCGGCCCGCGCGCTGCCCGGAGTCCACGCGGTCGTCAGGATCGAGGGCGGGGTCGCCGTAGTGGCGGACACCTTCCACCACGCCTTCCAGGCCCGGGACGCCCTGCGGATCACCTGGTCACCGGGCCCGCTCGCCGCACTGTCCGACGCGGACGTACGGGCCCGGCTGCGGGCCGCCGTCCCGCCGCTCGGCACCCCGCTGCTCGGCACCCGGCAGGTGGGCGGCGAGTTCGAGTTCGCCTTCGTCGGACACGCCCCGATGGAGGTGCTGACCGCGGTCGCGGACGTACGGGAGCACAGCGCCGAGATCTGGTTCTCCTCCCAGACACCGATGGACGCGCGCGACACGATCGCCTCGGTGACCGGGCTGCCCGCCTCGAAGGTCCGGGTCCATGTCCTGCGCGGCGGAGGGTCGTTCGGGCGGCGGCTCACCTACGACGTGGCCGTCGAGGCGGCCCTCGTCTCCAAGGCGGCCCGCCGTCCGGTGAAGCTGATGTGGAGCCGGGCCGACGACATGCGGCACGGCCGGATGCGCCCGGCCAGTCACCACCGTATCCGGGCCAGCCACGCGGGCGGCCGGGTCGTGGCGTTCACGCACATGACGGCGTCGGTGAGCGAGTCGTACGAGAAGCCGGGCGCCACCGCGCAGGGCGGTGTCACCACCACGGCCGCCCGGGCCGCCGGCCCGCTGCCCAGCGACAGCGGGCTCTACAACTTCGGCCGTGTCTCCGGGGATTCGGGCTCGGTGGGCCTCGCGATGCCGCTGGGTGCCTGGCGTTCCGTGGACTCCGGGACCATGCGGACCGCGGAGGAGATCGTCGTCGACGACATCGCGCGGAGCCTCGGACAGGACCCGGTCGCCTTCCGGCGTACGACGCTGCGCGGCAAGGCGGTCAGGGCGGTGCTCGACCGGGCGGCGGAGGCCGGACACTGGGGCCGGAGCATGCCGGCCGGACAGGCCCAGGGCATGGCCGTGCACGAGGAGTACGGCTCCTGCGTGGCCTGTCTCGTCGAGATCGACGCCCGCGACCCGAAGAACCCGCGGGTCACCAAGGTCGTGATGGCCGCCGACGTCGGAACGGCCGTCAACCCGCGCGGACTCGAGGCCCAGCTCATGGGCACCGCGGTCGACGGCATCTCCACCGTGCTCACGGCCGGCCTGCACCTTGACGCGGGCGCCGTCCGCGAGGGCAGCTTCGCCGACTTCCGCTGGGCCCGTCAGCGGAACGCCCCGCTGCGTTTCGAGGCGCACATCATGCCCTCCGGAGGGGAGCCCGGAGGGGCCGGCGAACTCGGTGTCCCCGCGGCGGCCGGAGCGGTGGCCAACGCCTACGCCCGTGCGACGGGGACCCGTCCCCGCCGTTTCCCGATCGATTTCTGA
- a CDS encoding (2Fe-2S)-binding protein: MPSYSFVLNGRRVTVEAPADMPLLWVLRDLLDVTGPKYGCGVGVCRACTSHLDGAEIQPCVVPVADCADREVTTIEGLADGDRLHPVQQAWLDCDVSQCGFCQPGQIMAAAALLEKTAHPTDAEIDRIENVCRCGTYSRIREAIKKASVHGGRGPSAQAGERQDLSGPE, translated from the coding sequence ATGCCGTCCTACTCCTTCGTCCTCAACGGGAGACGGGTCACCGTCGAGGCACCGGCGGACATGCCGCTGCTGTGGGTGCTGCGCGACCTGCTGGATGTGACCGGGCCCAAGTACGGCTGCGGTGTCGGGGTCTGCCGGGCCTGCACCAGCCATCTCGACGGTGCGGAGATCCAGCCCTGTGTCGTCCCGGTGGCGGACTGCGCGGACCGCGAGGTCACCACCATCGAGGGCCTCGCCGACGGCGACCGCCTGCACCCCGTCCAGCAGGCCTGGCTCGACTGCGACGTCTCCCAGTGCGGCTTCTGCCAGCCCGGCCAGATCATGGCCGCCGCGGCCCTGCTCGAGAAGACGGCGCACCCGACGGATGCTGAGATCGACCGTATCGAGAACGTGTGCCGCTGCGGCACCTACTCCCGCATCCGTGAGGCGATCAAGAAGGCTTCCGTGCACGGCGGCCGAGGTCCTTCCGCGCAGGCCGGGGAACGCCAGGACCTGTCCGGTCCGGAGTGA
- a CDS encoding dipeptidase — protein sequence MGRARADLAELVAIPSVADPRQYPPEECHRAAQWVADAFTEAGLRDVHLAETPDGSHAVIGHRPPPPGAPTVLLYCHYDVQPPLDDDAWTTPPFALTERDGRWYGRGTADCKGNIVMHLTALRALGDDVPVGLKFVAEGSEEQGTGGLESYVAQHPEQFLADALLVCDTGNAEVGTGTATVTLRGLANLVVTVDTLAGEVHSGMFGGPAPDALAALIQTLSTLRDPATGATRVDGLDCEGEWEGAGYDEERFRADAGVLDGVRLTGTGTVADRLWARPAVTVLGIDCPPVVGSAAAVPPTARARVSLRIPPGTDPAAARAALTRHLTEAAPWGVRVGIEDESAGAPFEAATDGPAYAALGRAMNEVYGRPMAFLGQGGSIPLCNVLAETYPRAEIILMGVEEPKCLIHAPNESVDPAEIEHMAHVEALFLRAYAATGGRGR from the coding sequence ATGGGGCGGGCCAGGGCCGACCTGGCCGAGCTGGTCGCGATCCCGTCCGTCGCCGACCCGCGCCAGTACCCTCCCGAGGAATGCCACCGGGCCGCGCAGTGGGTGGCGGACGCCTTCACCGAGGCGGGGCTCCGCGACGTCCATCTCGCCGAGACGCCCGACGGGAGCCACGCGGTCATCGGCCACCGCCCGCCGCCCCCCGGCGCCCCCACCGTCCTGCTGTACTGCCACTACGACGTGCAGCCACCACTGGACGACGACGCCTGGACCACACCGCCCTTCGCCCTCACCGAACGCGACGGCCGCTGGTACGGACGCGGCACCGCGGACTGCAAGGGCAACATCGTGATGCACCTGACCGCCCTGCGGGCGCTCGGCGACGACGTCCCGGTCGGCCTGAAGTTCGTCGCCGAGGGGTCGGAGGAGCAGGGCACCGGCGGTCTGGAGAGTTACGTGGCCCAGCATCCGGAGCAGTTCCTCGCCGACGCGCTGCTGGTGTGCGACACCGGCAACGCGGAGGTCGGCACGGGCACCGCCACCGTCACCCTGCGCGGCCTCGCCAACCTCGTCGTCACCGTCGACACCCTGGCCGGGGAGGTGCACTCGGGCATGTTCGGCGGCCCCGCCCCGGACGCGCTCGCCGCGCTGATCCAGACGCTCTCCACCCTGCGCGACCCGGCCACCGGCGCCACGCGCGTCGACGGACTCGACTGCGAGGGCGAGTGGGAGGGTGCCGGCTACGACGAGGAGCGGTTCCGCGCCGACGCCGGCGTACTGGACGGCGTCCGTCTCACCGGGACCGGCACGGTCGCCGACCGGCTGTGGGCCCGCCCCGCCGTCACCGTCCTCGGCATCGACTGCCCTCCGGTGGTCGGCTCCGCCGCCGCCGTACCGCCCACCGCACGAGCCCGGGTGAGCCTGCGGATCCCGCCCGGCACGGACCCGGCGGCGGCCCGCGCGGCCCTCACCCGGCACCTCACCGAGGCCGCGCCCTGGGGAGTCCGGGTCGGGATCGAGGACGAGAGCGCCGGCGCCCCCTTCGAGGCGGCCACCGACGGCCCCGCCTACGCGGCGCTCGGCCGCGCCATGAACGAGGTCTACGGCAGGCCCATGGCCTTCCTCGGCCAGGGCGGCTCCATCCCGCTGTGCAACGTCCTCGCCGAGACCTACCCCCGCGCCGAGATCATCCTCATGGGCGTGGAGGAACCCAAGTGCCTCATCCACGCCCCCAACGAGAGCGTCGACCCGGCCGAGATCGAGCACATGGCCCATGTCGAGGCGCTCTTCCTCCGCGCCTACGCGGCCACGGGGGGCCGCGGCCGCTGA
- a CDS encoding APC family permease, with protein MSSMDMPADAPRETARAARTTIPAAPRLTWLTLALMTTASVASLRAAPTMAVYGLACVFLYLVPAIVFLLPTALVSAELASGWNGGVYRWVSEGLSKPLGFLAVWCQFAMTIFYYPSLLAFVASTIAYIIDPALASSGLYTAIVIVVLYWTGVWVSSRGTKALAGLSSWGLVIGTLVPGTILVVLGMVFLAQGNPSAAPMTASHLLPAWTGLASLVLIVNNFLSYSGMEMNAVHVSSLKNPAKEYPKSMFLAMGLVLLIFILPALAISWVVPADQTSLTAGVMQAFDAFFSYFDIGWMTPIAAVMLISASLAGMLTWLAGPSKGLLEISRSEGYLPPYLQQLNRFGIQQNILVTQGIVTTVIALGYAFIPNVSNVYWIFSTITTQVYLIVYLLMFVAAIKLRKNQPDHPRGYRVPALKLVCVVGFLASAAAMVIGFVPPSQFGSNSVLLYVVIIGSGLGVLGVLIPWAFLKFRKPGWQLDTAREEEAGA; from the coding sequence ATGAGCTCGATGGACATGCCCGCGGACGCGCCACGGGAGACGGCGCGGGCCGCCCGGACTACGATCCCGGCGGCGCCGAGACTCACCTGGCTGACGCTGGCGCTCATGACGACCGCCTCGGTCGCGAGTCTGCGGGCCGCCCCCACGATGGCGGTGTACGGCCTGGCCTGCGTGTTCCTCTACCTGGTCCCGGCGATCGTGTTCCTGCTGCCGACCGCCCTGGTCTCGGCGGAACTGGCCTCGGGCTGGAACGGCGGTGTCTACCGCTGGGTGAGCGAGGGACTGTCCAAGCCGCTCGGATTCCTCGCCGTGTGGTGCCAGTTCGCGATGACGATCTTCTACTACCCGAGCCTGCTGGCCTTCGTGGCGAGCACCATCGCGTACATCATCGACCCGGCCCTGGCCTCCAGCGGCCTCTACACGGCGATCGTCATCGTGGTCCTGTACTGGACCGGCGTCTGGGTCTCCTCGCGCGGCACCAAGGCCCTGGCCGGACTGTCCAGTTGGGGCCTGGTCATCGGCACCCTGGTACCCGGCACGATCCTCGTCGTGCTCGGCATGGTCTTCCTGGCGCAGGGCAACCCCTCGGCGGCTCCCATGACGGCCAGCCATCTGCTGCCGGCCTGGACGGGCCTCGCCAGCCTCGTGCTGATCGTCAACAACTTCCTCTCGTACTCCGGCATGGAGATGAACGCCGTCCATGTGTCGTCGCTGAAGAACCCGGCGAAGGAATACCCGAAGTCGATGTTCCTGGCGATGGGCCTGGTGCTGCTGATCTTCATCCTGCCCGCGCTGGCGATCAGCTGGGTGGTGCCCGCCGACCAGACCAGCCTCACCGCCGGTGTCATGCAGGCGTTCGACGCGTTCTTCTCGTACTTCGACATCGGCTGGATGACCCCGATCGCGGCGGTCATGCTGATCTCCGCGTCGCTGGCCGGCATGCTGACCTGGCTCGCCGGACCGTCCAAGGGCCTTCTGGAGATCTCCCGCAGCGAGGGCTATCTGCCGCCGTACCTGCAGCAGTTGAACCGGTTCGGCATCCAGCAGAACATCCTGGTGACCCAGGGCATCGTGACCACGGTGATCGCGCTGGGCTACGCGTTCATCCCGAACGTCTCCAACGTGTACTGGATCTTCTCGACGATCACCACGCAGGTGTACCTCATCGTCTATCTGCTGATGTTCGTCGCGGCGATCAAGCTGCGGAAGAACCAGCCCGACCACCCGCGCGGCTACCGCGTCCCGGCGCTCAAACTGGTGTGCGTCGTCGGTTTCCTGGCCTCGGCCGCGGCCATGGTCATCGGTTTCGTGCCGCCCTCGCAGTTCGGCAGCAACAGCGTCCTGCTGTACGTCGTCATCATCGGCTCCGGTCTCGGCGTCCTCGGCGTGCTGATCCCCTGGGCGTTCCTGAAGTTCCGCAAGCCCGGCTGGCAGCTGGACACCGCTCGCGAGGAGGAGGCGGGGGCATGA
- a CDS encoding threonine/serine exporter family protein translates to MGPDTRAGTRAAPDEVASFLARLTGLLLRSSGEGAVLIERTVRHTAHALGSDASVLLVPDGAALTLGTRGASRTVTLHGVPEVFRLDQVVALKPLVQDVQAGRIGVAEADRRPAAIETSRPPYPWWLKLLGIVLFTLGFAPLMQATWYEIGATAVLGTVAAVLAVTADRIPRYATVLPLVVSTAVSVITVEVFARDTSHGGPVLLMLPALFFFVPGDYLSAAAAELAAGYITTGAIRLVYSAFLLVQLYVGVLLGLFLTGTSTRAFFDIAAASDLPRWALFLSWIVFTTGTLLAFAIPFRLLPLLLLLVYVTVAVQSLATKAIGETGGTFVAAAVLAAAATRLALRPDRPPRLVLLLPGFFTLTVGSLGMRGLTTLAGGYVIEGFRDLLKLVTIVTAIAVGLVLGAVLAQPAVTSPSAEGG, encoded by the coding sequence ATGGGACCGGACACGCGGGCCGGCACCCGGGCCGCTCCTGACGAGGTCGCCTCGTTCCTGGCCCGGCTGACCGGGCTGCTGCTGCGGTCCAGCGGCGAGGGCGCCGTCCTCATCGAGCGCACCGTCCGGCACACCGCCCACGCGCTGGGGTCCGACGCCTCCGTCCTTCTCGTGCCGGACGGCGCCGCGCTCACCCTCGGCACCCGCGGCGCCTCCCGCACGGTGACCCTGCACGGAGTCCCCGAGGTCTTCCGGCTCGACCAGGTCGTCGCGCTGAAACCGCTCGTCCAGGACGTGCAGGCGGGGCGGATCGGGGTGGCCGAGGCGGACCGCCGGCCGGCCGCGATCGAGACGTCCCGGCCGCCCTACCCGTGGTGGCTCAAGCTGCTCGGCATCGTCCTGTTCACGCTGGGCTTCGCGCCGCTGATGCAGGCCACGTGGTACGAGATCGGCGCCACCGCCGTCCTCGGCACCGTCGCCGCCGTGCTGGCCGTCACGGCGGACCGGATCCCCCGGTACGCCACCGTGCTCCCGCTGGTCGTCTCGACCGCCGTCTCCGTGATCACGGTCGAGGTGTTCGCCCGGGACACCTCGCACGGCGGCCCCGTGCTGCTGATGCTGCCCGCGCTCTTCTTCTTCGTCCCCGGCGACTATCTGAGCGCCGCCGCGGCCGAGCTCGCCGCCGGCTACATCACCACCGGCGCGATCCGGCTCGTCTACTCCGCCTTCCTCCTCGTACAGCTCTACGTCGGTGTCCTGCTGGGCCTGTTCCTCACCGGCACCTCCACCCGCGCCTTCTTCGACATCGCCGCCGCGTCCGATCTGCCGCGCTGGGCCCTCTTTTTGAGCTGGATCGTCTTCACGACCGGCACGCTGCTGGCCTTCGCCATCCCCTTCCGGCTGCTGCCGCTCCTGCTCCTGCTGGTGTACGTCACCGTGGCCGTGCAGTCCCTGGCTACCAAGGCGATCGGCGAGACGGGCGGAACGTTCGTCGCGGCGGCCGTCCTGGCCGCCGCCGCGACCCGGCTCGCCCTGCGCCCGGACCGGCCGCCCCGGCTCGTGCTGCTCCTGCCCGGCTTCTTCACCCTCACCGTCGGCTCCCTCGGCATGCGGGGGCTGACCACCCTGGCCGGCGGCTATGTCATCGAGGGCTTCCGTGACCTGCTGAAACTCGTCACGATCGTCACCGCCATCGCCGTCGGCCTGGTCCTCGGAGCGGTCCTCGCCCAGCCGGCGGTCACCAGCCCGTCAGCAGAAGGTGGTTGA
- a CDS encoding molybdopterin-dependent oxidoreductase — translation MPRSPSSPAFWRSPLRGPWFTSVLGVVLLVGITVLFVTGLLSYAAYNPNLSPVNDKTPDKGILGFYLFSWPTGPVWLYRLTQGVHVTLGIALIPVLLAKLWSVVPKLFALPPARSLAHALERLSLLLLVGGALFEFTTGVLNIQLDYVFPGSFYTLHFYGAWVFMAAFVAHAVLRVPAALRNLRRMRTPGPLPEPPGSSPGTDEPARPEDELVSPDPLPPTVSRRGALGFVGGGALLLTATTAGQGFDGPLRDTALLAPHGGAEPGSGPGGFQINKTAASRGVTAAETGEEAWRLVVTGKGRTVRLSRADLRRLPLHSAALPIACVEGWSTSDQWWRGVRLRDLAALVGYEADAAPDVLVESLQRRGAFRVAALRDNQVRDQRSLLALFVNGEDLTPDHGYPARVIVPAAPGVLNTKWVARMTFGDL, via the coding sequence ATGCCACGGTCTCCCTCGTCCCCCGCGTTCTGGCGCAGCCCGCTGCGCGGCCCCTGGTTCACCTCCGTGCTGGGTGTGGTGCTGCTCGTCGGGATCACGGTGCTGTTCGTGACCGGACTTCTGTCGTACGCGGCCTACAACCCGAACCTCTCGCCGGTGAACGACAAGACCCCCGACAAGGGGATCCTCGGGTTCTACCTCTTCTCCTGGCCGACCGGCCCCGTCTGGCTGTACCGCCTCACCCAGGGCGTCCACGTCACGCTCGGCATCGCGCTGATCCCCGTCCTGCTGGCGAAGCTGTGGTCGGTCGTGCCGAAACTGTTCGCGCTGCCCCCGGCCCGCTCGCTCGCGCACGCCCTGGAAAGGCTCTCGCTGCTCCTTCTGGTCGGCGGCGCGCTCTTCGAGTTCACCACCGGCGTGCTCAACATCCAGCTCGACTACGTCTTCCCCGGCTCCTTCTACACCCTGCACTTCTACGGGGCTTGGGTGTTCATGGCGGCGTTCGTCGCGCACGCGGTCCTGCGGGTGCCGGCGGCCCTGCGCAATCTGCGCCGCATGCGCACTCCCGGCCCGCTGCCCGAGCCGCCGGGCTCGTCGCCCGGCACGGATGAACCGGCGCGTCCCGAGGACGAGTTGGTGTCACCGGACCCGCTGCCGCCCACGGTCTCGCGGCGCGGGGCCCTCGGATTCGTCGGAGGCGGAGCTCTGCTGCTGACCGCCACCACGGCGGGCCAAGGCTTCGACGGGCCGCTGCGCGACACGGCGCTGCTGGCCCCGCACGGCGGCGCCGAACCGGGCTCGGGACCGGGCGGCTTCCAGATCAACAAGACCGCCGCGTCCCGCGGTGTCACCGCCGCCGAGACCGGTGAGGAGGCCTGGCGTCTGGTCGTCACGGGGAAGGGCCGGACGGTCCGGCTGAGCCGCGCCGACCTCCGGCGGCTCCCCCTGCACAGTGCCGCGCTGCCCATCGCCTGCGTGGAGGGCTGGTCGACGTCCGACCAGTGGTGGCGGGGTGTGCGGCTGCGGGACCTGGCGGCGCTCGTCGGCTACGAGGCGGACGCGGCCCCCGATGTGCTCGTGGAGTCGCTCCAGCGGCGCGGAGCGTTCCGGGTGGCTGCCCTGCGGGACAACCAGGTGCGTGATCAGCGTTCCCTGCTCGCGCTGTTCGTCAACGGCGAGGACCTGACCCCCGATCACGGCTACCCGGCGCGGGTCATCGTTCCGGCCGCGCCCGGCGTGCTGAACACCAAGTGGGTGGCCCGGATGACGTTCGGAGACCTGTGA
- a CDS encoding class I SAM-dependent methyltransferase has protein sequence MSGRAARSWAADPYAEALGAGRGPLFLRRTDGWLLPLEVERWCARADAVDLQLLAYCEGAVLDVGCGPGRLVAELAARGRPSLGIDVSEAAVARTVRLGGRALHRSVFEQLPSEGRWGTVLLVDGNIGIGGDPAALLRRTAELLAPGGLLIAETVAGADIDERVDVRIVRAAHPDDAHDADYPDSTDSGAAGSGNAGEAGGRGTAGDRAAFPWARVGTPALLRHAARAGWRADAQWAAGGRSFVALRNGPRREARRDRRASRAADPANSAAVISSQRAANPSAGRAVADR, from the coding sequence CTGTCCGGGCGGGCCGCGCGCTCATGGGCCGCCGATCCCTACGCGGAGGCGCTGGGCGCCGGCCGGGGGCCGCTGTTCCTGCGGCGGACGGACGGCTGGCTCCTTCCCCTGGAGGTGGAGCGCTGGTGCGCTCGCGCCGACGCGGTGGACCTCCAGCTGCTCGCGTACTGCGAGGGCGCCGTGCTCGACGTGGGATGCGGTCCGGGACGTCTGGTCGCGGAGCTCGCGGCACGCGGAAGGCCCTCGCTCGGCATCGACGTCAGCGAGGCCGCCGTGGCCCGCACGGTACGGCTCGGCGGCCGGGCGCTGCACCGGTCGGTCTTCGAGCAGTTGCCCTCGGAGGGCCGCTGGGGCACCGTCCTCCTCGTCGACGGCAACATCGGCATCGGCGGCGACCCGGCCGCCCTCCTGCGCCGTACGGCCGAACTCCTCGCCCCGGGCGGCCTGCTGATCGCCGAGACCGTGGCGGGCGCGGACATCGACGAACGCGTCGACGTCCGCATCGTCCGCGCCGCGCACCCCGACGACGCCCACGACGCCGACTACCCGGACAGCACCGACAGCGGTGCGGCCGGGAGCGGGAACGCGGGCGAGGCCGGCGGCCGGGGCACGGCCGGCGACCGGGCCGCCTTCCCGTGGGCCCGGGTCGGCACCCCGGCCCTGCTCCGGCACGCGGCGCGTGCCGGATGGCGGGCCGACGCTCAGTGGGCGGCGGGTGGACGGTCCTTCGTGGCCCTGCGCAACGGGCCACGGCGGGAGGCCCGCAGGGACCGCAGGGCGAGCAGAGCCGCGGACCCGGCGAACAGCGCCGCCGTGATCAGCAGCCAGCGTGCCGCGAACCCGTCGGCCGGCAGGGCGGTCGCCGACCGGTAG
- a CDS encoding response regulator transcription factor, with product MAATRVLVVDDDPTVAEVVSGYLERAGYLVDRAADGAVALARAAAHRPDLVVLDLMLPGIDGLEVCRRLRAQGPVPVIMLTARGDEDDRILGLEVGADDYVTKPFSPRELVLRVESVLRRTRPVPAARPLHAAGLAVDPSARRATKNGTELALTLREFDLLAFFLKHPGRAYAREDLMREVWGWDFGDLSTVTVHVRRLRGKVEDDPARPRLIQTVWGVGYRFDDTEAMAGPTGPTGREHPTTEKETGA from the coding sequence GTGGCGGCCACCCGTGTGCTCGTCGTGGACGACGACCCGACCGTGGCCGAAGTCGTCTCCGGGTACCTCGAACGCGCCGGGTATCTCGTGGACCGGGCGGCGGACGGTGCCGTCGCGCTCGCCCGTGCCGCCGCACACCGGCCCGACCTGGTGGTGCTCGACCTGATGCTGCCGGGCATCGACGGCCTGGAGGTGTGCCGCCGGCTGCGCGCCCAAGGGCCCGTGCCGGTCATCATGCTCACCGCGCGCGGCGACGAGGACGACCGCATCCTCGGCCTGGAGGTCGGTGCGGACGACTACGTGACCAAGCCGTTCAGCCCGCGGGAACTGGTCCTGCGGGTCGAGTCCGTGCTCCGCAGGACCCGGCCGGTGCCCGCCGCGCGCCCGCTGCACGCCGCCGGTCTCGCCGTCGATCCGTCGGCCCGCCGCGCCACCAAGAACGGCACCGAACTCGCCCTCACCCTGCGCGAGTTCGATCTGCTGGCGTTCTTCCTGAAGCACCCCGGCCGCGCGTACGCCCGCGAGGACCTGATGCGCGAGGTGTGGGGCTGGGACTTCGGTGACCTGTCGACGGTCACCGTCCACGTCCGCAGGCTGCGCGGCAAGGTCGAGGACGATCCCGCGCGGCCCCGCCTGATCCAGACGGTCTGGGGCGTGGGCTACCGCTTCGACGACACGGAGGCGATGGCCGGGCCGACCGGGCCGACCGGACGAGAACATCCCACGACCGAGAAGGAGACCGGCGCGTGA